Proteins found in one Synergistetes bacterium HGW-Synergistetes-1 genomic segment:
- a CDS encoding hydrolase, whose amino-acid sequence MFTREESIEFLMEHNKEEMHIKHAYAVEAAMKWFARENGEDENYWGLIGLMHDIDWEEFPSTETHPMKGGEMLRKKGYPDDFVHAVLAHGWEYSGIKPETLCEKYLYTIDELTGFITAVALVRPSKSLQDLELKSVKKKWKDKAFARGVNREVIEKGSELLNIPLETLIEQTITALRPVEKEIGLGS is encoded by the coding sequence ATGTTTACACGCGAAGAATCGATCGAGTTCCTCATGGAACACAACAAGGAAGAGATGCACATCAAACATGCGTACGCTGTTGAAGCAGCAATGAAATGGTTTGCCCGGGAAAACGGCGAAGACGAAAACTACTGGGGCCTGATCGGACTTATGCACGATATTGACTGGGAGGAATTCCCCAGCACAGAAACCCACCCAATGAAGGGCGGGGAGATGCTCAGAAAAAAAGGCTACCCTGATGATTTCGTTCATGCTGTGCTCGCTCATGGGTGGGAATACTCCGGGATAAAACCTGAAACACTATGCGAAAAATATCTTTACACAATAGATGAACTTACCGGATTCATAACAGCGGTAGCACTTGTACGTCCAAGCAAATCGCTCCAGGACCTGGAACTGAAATCAGTAAAGAAAAAATGGAAAGACAAGGCTTTCGCAAGGGGTGTAAACAGAGAAGTGATCGAGAAAGGATCAGAATTGCTGAACATCCCGCTGGAAACGCTTATTGAACAGACCATCACGGCTTTAAGACCCGTAGAAAAAGAGATCGGGCTTGGTTCCTGA
- a CDS encoding sensor histidine kinase, with amino-acid sequence MRRNLLLQLTVAVFLPSLGAFLLAWIGFCQFENTMEGVAGSYVQNLARGAAARLESSQWDLRTDGTWQPNQYRSRILGLGEMMSDEMAVPGMFAVFDSDGNLIYGTSDVTILSIIWNKPIATMSPQKIRGPDGRFYTIAVYPMLQRNLFVLAAVSWDKLLGPMVSLTTFWPFIMGILGLIGIFSVYIMWQKVIMPLKDLEEEVSMLSWGEEVPLKNAPEAVTELQKLREALVVLANSAIDKVQLSRRYVNDLVKVQEEERARISREIHDGPLQDLTALIQRLRLLSLDIDSPVEREKQLEEAKSAAMAGVKEMRELCNNLTPPWLDLGIVQALTELSERQSAQLNIKIHLDLQEIPDLSDEATLAFFRVAQEAVNNSARHADAENVSISLKNTGKMILLQIEDDGKGFEVLDNFTELRVQGHRGLSNMRERMSIVGGHFSIFSTPGKGTVIRCELPLVTVQ; translated from the coding sequence TTGAGGAGAAACCTTCTCCTTCAGCTGACTGTTGCAGTCTTTCTGCCCAGCCTGGGGGCATTCCTTCTGGCATGGATAGGTTTCTGCCAGTTTGAAAATACCATGGAAGGGGTAGCCGGCTCTTACGTGCAGAACCTTGCGAGGGGAGCTGCGGCAAGGCTTGAATCTTCCCAATGGGACTTGAGGACCGATGGTACCTGGCAACCAAATCAGTACAGGTCACGCATTCTAGGACTTGGAGAAATGATGTCAGATGAGATGGCTGTCCCGGGCATGTTTGCTGTCTTCGACAGTGACGGAAATCTTATATACGGGACATCAGACGTCACGATCCTCTCTATCATATGGAACAAACCGATAGCCACTATGTCTCCCCAAAAAATCAGGGGACCTGACGGAAGATTTTACACCATAGCAGTCTACCCTATGCTTCAGAGAAATCTATTCGTTCTGGCCGCTGTATCCTGGGACAAACTGCTTGGACCAATGGTATCGCTTACTACTTTCTGGCCGTTTATTATGGGGATCCTTGGGTTGATCGGGATCTTCTCAGTCTACATAATGTGGCAGAAAGTGATAATGCCTCTTAAAGACCTCGAAGAAGAGGTCTCGATGCTCAGCTGGGGTGAAGAAGTCCCTCTGAAAAACGCACCTGAAGCAGTTACAGAGCTTCAGAAACTCAGAGAAGCCCTTGTAGTCCTTGCAAACTCTGCAATAGACAAAGTACAGCTCTCACGAAGGTATGTTAATGACCTTGTAAAGGTGCAGGAGGAAGAGAGGGCAAGAATATCTCGTGAGATACATGACGGCCCCCTTCAGGACCTGACTGCCCTGATACAGAGGCTCAGGCTGCTTTCCCTCGACATTGATTCTCCAGTAGAAAGGGAGAAACAGCTTGAAGAGGCAAAAAGCGCAGCAATGGCAGGAGTCAAAGAGATGAGGGAACTATGCAACAACCTTACCCCTCCCTGGCTTGACCTGGGAATAGTCCAGGCCCTTACTGAGCTTTCGGAGAGACAGAGTGCTCAGCTGAACATAAAGATACACCTGGACCTTCAGGAGATCCCTGACCTTTCTGATGAAGCAACTCTTGCATTTTTCAGGGTAGCCCAGGAGGCTGTCAACAACTCAGCAAGACATGCCGACGCGGAGAATGTATCTATTTCACTCAAAAATACAGGCAAAATGATACTCCTTCAGATAGAGGACGACGGAAAAGGCTTTGAGGTCCTGGACAACTTCACTGAACTTCGTGTTCAGGGACACAGGGGCCTTTCGAACATGCGCGAAAGAATGTCCATAGTAGGAGGTCACTTCAGCATTTTCTCAACTCCGGGAAAAGGTACCGTAATTCGTTGTGAACTGCCGCTAGTGACTGTACAATAA
- a CDS encoding cytidine deaminase yields the protein MLNRPDWDSYFLMIAKVVASRSTCMRRNVGAVLVKDQQILSTGYNGAPKGIIHCEEAGCLREKLGIPSGERHEICRGSHAEINAIAQAAYAGVATAGCWLYCTHEPCVYCTKALINCGCRRIVYIHPYPDRISREIILQSGIEAVCIHDDEPVKNNFSIGGNK from the coding sequence ATGCTGAACCGTCCGGACTGGGACAGTTATTTTTTAATGATAGCAAAGGTAGTTGCCAGCAGAAGCACATGCATGCGAAGAAATGTCGGAGCTGTTCTTGTAAAGGACCAGCAAATACTCAGTACCGGATATAACGGAGCTCCCAAGGGAATAATACACTGTGAGGAAGCAGGATGTCTGAGGGAAAAGCTTGGCATCCCTTCAGGTGAAAGGCATGAGATCTGCCGCGGGTCCCATGCTGAGATAAACGCTATAGCACAGGCGGCATATGCAGGAGTAGCCACTGCGGGATGCTGGCTTTACTGTACACATGAACCCTGTGTCTACTGCACTAAAGCTCTTATAAACTGCGGATGCAGGCGCATTGTTTATATTCATCCATACCCTGACAGGATATCGAGGGAGATCATTTTGCAGTCGGGGATCGAAGCGGTATGCATACACGACGATGAACCGGTGAAGAATAATTTTTCAATAGGAGGAAATAAATAG
- the citC gene encoding [citrate (pro-3S)-lyase] ligase: MFGLQTRTIKNLSKNEKKQVELLLERNGLTFEGTPDCTAVVENPDEKIIATASIQGKVIKMVAADPEWQETGLSGMVISDLLRYARENNIFHLFVFTKCDMADKFAYLGFSELARTETVVLMESGQPSSDDYRKILQQNKIFSGQDNIGAAVMNCNPFTYGHRYLIETACKECDGLYLIIVQEDLSLFPFNDRMMLVEEGTKDLRNVRLIPSGDYAVSRATFPTYFLKDKCTASVAGTQAELDATLFANLFVPELSIVKRFVGTEPFCPITAKYNEMMKKVLPARGVEVVEIERLNDPTGTAVSASRVRKAIVDNDFEALKKMLPPVTLDYLSSGRGRSVVEKLINEHKKN, from the coding sequence ATGTTTGGCCTTCAGACCAGAACGATAAAAAATCTCAGCAAAAATGAAAAAAAACAGGTGGAACTTCTGCTTGAGAGAAACGGACTGACCTTTGAAGGCACACCTGACTGTACTGCTGTCGTAGAAAACCCCGATGAAAAGATAATCGCGACTGCAAGCATACAGGGCAAAGTGATAAAAATGGTGGCAGCAGACCCCGAATGGCAGGAAACCGGCCTATCCGGCATGGTGATATCTGACTTGCTGCGTTATGCCAGAGAAAACAACATATTCCACCTTTTCGTCTTCACTAAATGTGATATGGCAGATAAATTTGCATATCTGGGCTTCAGCGAACTGGCAAGGACTGAGACTGTTGTTCTGATGGAATCCGGACAACCATCTTCTGACGATTACCGTAAGATCCTTCAGCAAAACAAAATATTTTCGGGTCAAGACAACATTGGGGCTGCTGTAATGAACTGCAACCCATTTACTTATGGGCACAGATATCTCATAGAGACCGCATGCAAAGAATGTGACGGCCTTTATCTCATAATCGTCCAGGAGGACCTCTCCCTCTTTCCTTTTAATGACAGGATGATGCTGGTAGAAGAGGGCACGAAAGATCTCAGGAATGTCAGGCTGATCCCCAGCGGGGACTACGCAGTATCAAGAGCCACGTTCCCCACTTACTTCCTGAAGGACAAATGTACGGCTTCTGTTGCAGGAACACAGGCTGAACTTGACGCGACCCTTTTTGCGAACCTTTTCGTCCCGGAACTCTCAATTGTAAAACGTTTCGTTGGAACAGAACCATTTTGTCCGATCACAGCAAAGTACAACGAGATGATGAAGAAAGTCCTCCCGGCACGGGGTGTTGAAGTTGTCGAGATAGAAAGGCTGAACGACCCTACAGGAACAGCTGTGTCAGCTTCCAGGGTCAGAAAAGCCATCGTTGACAACGATTTTGAGGCGTTGAAGAAAATGCTCCCTCCTGTTACGCTGGATTACCTCTCTTCCGGGAGAGGAAGGTCTGTCGTTGAAAAACTGATCAATGAACACAAAAAAAACTGA
- a CDS encoding DNA-binding response regulator encodes MSISLVLADDHPLTREGMKAYLAKETDFNILGSFADGESAWAGIQQLRPQVALLDIRMPGIDGVALARKIKEASLPVASLMLTSYDAQQYVMASLRAGARGYVLKTASMETLSKAIRIVARGGFYLDSEVANAVEQEGDFVPEPVSVREREVLLLAARGLSGKEIATQLFISERTVQTHLASIYDKLGAKNKTEAMLLSLKYGIVTLEELLD; translated from the coding sequence ATGTCAATTTCATTGGTACTTGCCGATGACCACCCGCTTACAAGAGAAGGCATGAAAGCATATCTGGCTAAAGAGACAGATTTTAATATCCTGGGAAGCTTCGCAGACGGAGAATCAGCATGGGCGGGGATTCAGCAACTCAGACCCCAGGTGGCCCTTCTTGACATCAGGATGCCGGGAATAGACGGTGTGGCTCTCGCGCGAAAGATAAAGGAGGCATCCCTTCCCGTTGCATCTCTCATGCTCACTTCTTACGATGCACAGCAGTACGTTATGGCGTCACTCAGAGCAGGTGCCAGGGGTTACGTTCTTAAAACCGCAAGTATGGAAACTCTTTCAAAGGCGATAAGGATAGTTGCGCGGGGAGGCTTCTATCTTGACAGCGAGGTGGCAAATGCTGTTGAGCAGGAAGGCGATTTCGTTCCTGAACCTGTCTCAGTAAGAGAAAGGGAAGTCCTTCTCCTCGCAGCACGTGGACTTTCAGGAAAAGAGATAGCAACACAGCTTTTCATAAGCGAAAGGACCGTTCAGACACACCTGGCCTCAATATACGACAAACTTGGAGCAAAAAATAAGACAGAAGCAATGCTGCTCTCTCTTAAATACGGCATAGTGACCCTGGAGGAACTGCTCGATTGA